The following DNA comes from Mucilaginibacter jinjuensis.
CGAACCGGTTAAACATACCGTAGTACAATATCCATACACAATAGAGAAACAAAAACAAGCCCTGTCCGAATTACTGGCTATTAACAAAAGGCTGGAATTTGCAACCATTTCTAAAATCTCAGAAAATAAAGTACAGTTTGTATATAATTTCTTAGCTTTATTAGAGATGCTGCAACAGCAATTAGTTCAGATACAGATAGGTACGGGCTATAACAATTTTTGGGTTTCGGCCGCAGACGAGGTTGAGCTCAACTAATACAATGCTGTTATTTTAATTTTTTATGAAAAGAGACAAATTAATCTTTAACCTGCTCGACGAAGAGCAGGAACGCCAGGAAAAAGGTTTGGAGCTTATTGCTTCAGAAAACTTTGTAAGCAAGCAGGTAATGGAAGCCGCAGGCTCTGTTGCAACCAACAAATATGCCGAAGGCTTACCGGGCAAACGTTATTATGGCGGTTGTGAGGTTGTTGACGAGATTGAAACCATTGCTATTGAGCGTGCAAAACAGCTTTTTAACGCAGCATGGGTAAACGTACAGCCACATTCTGGTGCACAGGCCAATGCCGCTGTAATGCTGGCTTGCTTAAACCCGGGCGATAAAATTTTAGGGTTCGACCTGTCGCATGGCGGCCACTTAACCCATGGTTCTGCTGTTAACTTTTCTGGTAAATTATATGAGCCGCATTTTTACGGTGTTAAACAAGATACCGGTTACATCGATTACGAACAATTAAGAGCAGTAGCTTTAGAGCAACGCCCTAAAATGATCATCTGCGGTGCATCAGCCTACTCACGCGACTGGGATTATGCCTTTATCCGCCAGGTGGCCGATGAGGTTGGCGCTTTGGTACTGGCCGATATTTCACACCCTGCAGGTTTAATTGCACGTGGTTTATTAACAGACCCGCTTCCGCATTGCCATATTGTTACTACTACCACCCACAAAACTTTACGCGGCCCACGTGGCGGTATGATTATGCTGGGTAAAGACTTTGAAAACCCATGGGGCTTAAAAACACCTAAAGGCGAAGTGAGAATGATGTCGGCTTTATTGGATTCTGCCGTTTTCCCTGGTACGCAAGGTGGCCCCTTAGAGCATATTATTGCTGCTAAAGCTGTTGCCTTTGGCGAAGCATTGAGCGATGGTTACATGAAATACATTTTGCAGGTTAAAAAGAATGCCGAAGCTATGGCTGATGCTTTGAACAAGCTTGGCTACAATATTGTATCTGGCGGAACTGATAACCACCTGATATTA
Coding sequences within:
- the glyA gene encoding serine hydroxymethyltransferase translates to MKRDKLIFNLLDEEQERQEKGLELIASENFVSKQVMEAAGSVATNKYAEGLPGKRYYGGCEVVDEIETIAIERAKQLFNAAWVNVQPHSGAQANAAVMLACLNPGDKILGFDLSHGGHLTHGSAVNFSGKLYEPHFYGVKQDTGYIDYEQLRAVALEQRPKMIICGASAYSRDWDYAFIRQVADEVGALVLADISHPAGLIARGLLTDPLPHCHIVTTTTHKTLRGPRGGMIMLGKDFENPWGLKTPKGEVRMMSALLDSAVFPGTQGGPLEHIIAAKAVAFGEALSDGYMKYILQVKKNAEAMADALNKLGYNIVSGGTDNHLILIDLRNKNITGKAAEHALGEADITVNKNMVPYDDKSPFVTSGIRVGTAAITSRGFKEKQMEEIVALIDTVINNSENEHSLKKVRKSVHLLTEKFPLYKD